DNA from Bradyrhizobium diazoefficiens USDA 110:
GCTTGCCGACATCTTCGCCGTGCAGGACGACATCACCGAGGCGATCGTCGCCGCGATCGAGCCGCAGCTCTATACGGCCGAGAGCTTTCGCGCCGGGCAGAAGCCGCCGGGCAGCCTGGATGCCTGGGACCTCGTCATGCGCGCATTGTCGCATTACTGGCGCATCACCCGCGAGGACAATGCGGCCGCGCAAGGGCTGCTCGAGAAGGCCGTCGCGATCGATCCCGCCTATGGCAAGGCGCTGGGCCTGCTCGCGACCAGCCATATCTTCGGCGCGCATATGGGCTGGGCCGACATGGCCGCGACCGTGCCGGTCGCCGAACGCGCGGCGCTTGCGGCGGTGGAGGCCGATCGCGAGGACGCCTGGGCCCATCACGGCCTCGCCTACACCTACCTGTTCCGCCGCCGCTTCGACGACGCGCTGGCGGAGTTCGAGCTGACCTTGAGGCTCAATCCGAATTTCGCGATGGCGCACGCCTTCTACGGCGTGACGCTGTGCTACGCGGGACGATGGCAGGACGGCGATGCCGCCGCGCGCCGCGCGCTGCGGCTGAGCCCGCGCGATCCGCTCGCGGCGATCTATTGCGGGGTCGCCGCCTATGCCCAGTTCATCGGCCGCAATTACGAGGCAAGCTTGCAGATGGCGCGGGAATCGATGCGGCAGCGCGCCGATTTCGTCGGCGCACATCGCGTGCTGACGGCGGCCGCCGGCATGCTGGGTGATCCGGTCCTTGCCGCGTCCGCGCTGGAAGGCTTGCGCCGCGCCCAGCCCGGCATCTCGCTCGCCTGGATCACAAGCGAGCTGCCGATGCTGCTGGAGCAGGACCGCGAGCATTATCTGGAAGGATTGCGTCGCGCAGGGATGGAGTAGACTTCTCGCGCAGCATCGAGAGTGCGCCCTCCCCCCACAAGGGGC
Protein-coding regions in this window:
- a CDS encoding winged helix-turn-helix domain-containing tetratricopeptide repeat protein codes for the protein MQFLFRDHLLDTDRRELSREQVPVSVEPQVFDLVVHLMENRDRVVSKDELIDKIWHGRSVSESTLTSRINAARKAVGDNGASQALIRTIARKGFRFVGDVETKLAAAAPEPGRWIPAPQATLALPDRPAIAVLPFTNMSGDREQDYFSDGISEDIITALSKLRWFFVVARNSSFVYKGRAVHMHEVARELGVRYVVEGSVRRSGERVRISAQLNDVSTGSHLWAERYDRELADIFAVQDDITEAIVAAIEPQLYTAESFRAGQKPPGSLDAWDLVMRALSHYWRITREDNAAAQGLLEKAVAIDPAYGKALGLLATSHIFGAHMGWADMAATVPVAERAALAAVEADREDAWAHHGLAYTYLFRRRFDDALAEFELTLRLNPNFAMAHAFYGVTLCYAGRWQDGDAAARRALRLSPRDPLAAIYCGVAAYAQFIGRNYEASLQMARESMRQRADFVGAHRVLTAAAGMLGDPVLAASALEGLRRAQPGISLAWITSELPMLLEQDREHYLEGLRRAGME